ATTTTCATCATAAACGCCTATCCATCCTGCGGTGAAATTCATAGCCCATTGAACTTCCGGTTCCTCTCGCGTAATATTAGCTTCTAATGTAGATAGTAAGTCTGCGGTGTTATCAGGCGGTGTTTGTCCAGTCCATCTCAATCGCGCTTGATAGTACCAGTAAGCTCGCCTTTGAAGAGCAGAAGGACTATTTTCCCATGACTCCATCAATGCAATTGTCTTCTTGTCTTTGGAGAGCTGATTAGCCATTAGCCAATCCATTAAGTTATTTCGCTCATCAAAGATGTGAGTCTGCATATCCTTATCAAGCTTATTTAGCACTTCTTGTGAAAGTAATTTTTTATCCATAATTAAGATTGCTAATAGTCTAGGCAATAACTCTTCGGTGGACCACAGTTCCATCGCTAGCTCGTGATTTTTTTTAATGTCCTTTGCGATTTTTCGTAAGTCGCCTAGCTTAGTTTTACGATCGATCTGAGATAGAATGTTTTCTGCATTTGAAGAACGTTTTATTTCATTATTATTATTCATTTTATTCAACTCCTTGATGAAAGTTTAATTTTGTTATCAGTCTTCCCTTCTTGATCCTAATATTAATGCATCAATGGGGGTTTTGCACAAGTGCTTATACCTCCTGGCCTCGGGATATCAACTTTTGTACCATTAAAACAAAAAAGTCGCTAAATTTAGCGACTTATGAGACATCTGCTGAGAAATCACTTTGCTTCAATTTCCTTCTCTTTCTCTACCTCATTCGGACTTAGATTCAATCCTTCCTGAGTCGTTAAGCCTTCCTCCTGTGATTCAACCATCTCAATAACTGCCGCTAGGAAAGCGAGACCCAGCCCTTGCCCCCAGCCTTGTGCCCATTTCCGATCAATGCGCAGATACCCTTCAATGTCGTTCATAACGGCTGTTCCACCAGAAACGTTCATTACTCGTCCGTTCGCGGAGATGTTGGCAAGGACGCCGTCTAAAGCCTTTCGAACGTACTTCGCATGAAGCGGATTGTCTTGCATTACCATGGCGGCAGCGATACCCGACGTGGCGGATACTTCACCATACGCCTCCGGGTAATCAAGTACAGTTCCCCAGAGTCCGTCCTCCTTCTGCAGCTTTTTAATTGCCGCAAGCTGATCTCGAAGTGAACTCCAGATATGCATCATTGGAGGATATAGATAACCTTCAGGCACCCCTCTTGCTGCACGAGACATTGTGTAAGCAGCCCAAGCGTTGGCACGCGCCCAATGAATTCCTGACATATGGTCCTGATTAATATGATTGTAGCCGTGATACCATAGACTATTATCCTCATCCTGCAGATAGTTGATATGCCAGAAATACTGATGCAGAGCATCGTCAACTAATCGCTTCTCCTTCAGCTTGACGCCAACACGAAGCATAAAATAAGCGGCCATAAATAGTGTGTCTGCCCAGCATTGCTCTGGAAAATCATTTTTTGAAGATACGGTATGCTGAAGCACACCATCCCCGAAACGCAGCGCCTTGTTTTCCAAGTAATCCACCTTGCTGAGAATAAGATCGAGGTACTTCTGGTCATTTGTCTGCTCATACAGCGTAATTAACATATGCCCCATAGCGCACGTGTTTACCGTCCATCGCGGAAGACCTGCTTCCAGATATTCATCAACCCAATCCGCCATTCGTTCCAAGTAGACCTGCTCACCAGTGACTTCAAATGCTCGGCTTACGCCGTAGAAGGCAACCCCACCAGGCCAGTCCCAAGTTAAATCCATGCCAAATGTGTAATCCACCACACGATCAGCTATTTGTCTTAAATCGGCAGTAGAGTTAGGAATATTTAATTTCATAAATCCTCCATTTCCGGATTCTCTGCATACAGCAGAGGCACCTATAAGATGTTAAGAATGAGAAGGCTTCAGAAAGACCTATATGAATATGTAATTCCATACTTTTGAACCTTAACGTTTCTATAAATCCCGGCATTTACATCAACACTTTAATTCACTGCTCTTCACCCCAAATCTCATGATTTATTCCTTTAGGCACTCCTAGCTTCTCAAAGTAACTTGCGATAAGAACTGAAGCGCTTCCACAACAAAATCTCTTCAATTGTTCGGTTCTATGGATGAATATGATTGTACACATATTATAGGCAATATATAAATACAAAGTCTACTACTTTATGTCCGTTTATGATGAAACCCAACATAATCACAGATTTCACCGTCATTGATTGTTAGAAAAAGGTGTACAGCTAATTTAAAATGAATAGCATGTTTTGCCAAAGGTGATTATACTGACTTTACTAGCCAAAAAAAGCCGCTAATAAAGCGACTTCAATGGAATATATTCTTTTCCTTCTACATTTCCTAGTTAATTAAGTTGACCTTAATCTGCTACGTCTGTTTATTTGACTTGGGCTTCGTAAGTTCAAAGCTATGATGCACCATCTCGAAGATATCATCCTCTTTCATATTACGATCCAAAATAATCGTATTCCAATGAGTTTTGTTCATGTGATAACCAGGTTTAACATCATCATAAATAGTACGCAGCAAATCAGCTTTGTTTGGTTCACACTTGAGGTTTAAGCAAAGATTTCTGTCTAGTTTAAAGATCATTGCAAATATCTTCTTATTCCTTTTGTGACGTATAACGGTCCATTTGTCATCAAAAGGTTGGTTTTTATAAACATCATTGTAGGTTAAGCAATGGGAGATTATTTCCTCCTTAATCATTTTATTTTCCTCCTTGCTACGAATAAATGCTTGTATTATTTTCTTATTAGAACGGTCAGTTCTCCTTCAAAAACGACCTCCTCTTTCTCATTAAACGTTGTTAGTAAAACAGTTACTAATCCTGTTTCATTGCGTTTTTCCCTCAGTTCAGTGACCTTCACAAGAGTATATAATTCGTCCCCCGGATAAACAGGTTTTATAAACTTGATATTATTCATAGCAGTTCCGGCAATGACTTCATCACCATAATTACCTGTTTCAACCCAGAGTTTAAACGAAACAGCCAGAGTTTGAATTCCTGATGCTATAATTCCATTGAATCTTCCTTGGTTCGCTTTGTCCTCGTTCAAGTGCATATATTGGGGATCGAATTCAGACGCAAATCTGATGATATCATCCTTGGACAATCTCAATGACTTGGTTTTAAATTCTTGTCCTATATAAAATTCTCCAAACCGCATTCATTTACACCTTCTTATTTGATTTACTCTTCGCCCATAGTGTAGCATTTTTAATAAATATCCTGCCAATTTCTTTTTGAGCCTAATAAATAATGTACACAGCAACTAGCTATTGCAATATTTATTCTAATTAAAGTCTTGCATCAAAGAATCAATCACTTCTTTTACAGTCCTGATTTCTCTAATTGGCGTAATTCCAGTACCTATAGAAATGTATCCATCGTCAGTATTACCTTCTAACATGCCGATACGCATTCCAATTGATCCACGCATCAATTTTGCTGTTTCTTCACGAGTAGCCCCTTGTTTATCCATTTCAACAAGTTTATTCGCTAATTTAGTAGGTAAAGAACGGTAGTAAGCTGGTAACGTACGGAACATTAGTAGGTCTTCTGCTGTAGCATCTACTATCATTTGTTTGACGTTTTCTGCTGCTGGATTCTCTATTGTTGGAATAAAAACACTACCAGCAAACACACCTTCCGCACCTAAGGCAAATGCAGCACGCACTCCTCTGACATCACCAATACCACCTGCTGCCAATACAGGAGTATTTATAGCATCTACAATCATTGGAACAATCGAAAATGTGCCGATAACTCGTTCCGGAACTGTACCACCTTCATCAAATCCAGTTGCTACATAAACATCTATTCCAAATTCCTCTGCTGCTTTTGCATTCTCAATAGTAGGAGTAAGGGGTCTATAAATAATTTTAATATTATTTTCTTTTAACGGCTTAAAGATTCTTTCATCCAATACATCGTTCACAAGAACAACCGGAACTTTCTCATTAATAACTGTTTCCAATAAGGGCCACGTGTAAGCTAAATCACGATTTATAATCAGGGGTACTCCAAATGGCTTATCTGTTAAAGATTTTATTTTTTGTATTTCAATTCTCATTCTTTCTGTACTTATTTCAGGTGAACGAGTGATATCAGCCTGCCCGGCATTTGGACCTAGAAACCCTAATCCACCAGCATTGCTTACCGCTGCAACAAATTCGGCATTAGTAACCCAAGACATAGGGCCCTGTATAATCGGTTTCTCTATGTTTAATATTTCGCATATTCTATTATTCACTATTGACTCCTCCTGTTTAAGAAAATATTGACGATATTCTAGCCCATGTATCTTCAGAACTCCCTTTTAATATTTAGGGTACTAAATAAAATATTAAGTATGCTAAATATATTTTTAAGAGAAGACTTAGTATAAGTTTTTCTCCATACGCTTTAAAAGATCCCTTAGTATTAAGCGTTCTTCAGCAGACATTAAATGAAGTAATTTCTCTTGCTGCTGTTTCCATTTAATTCCAACGGGTTCTTCTAATTCTTTACCTTTGTCCGTTAAATAAATTCGCATCACCCTTGCATCTTCTTTATCACGTTTACGGTGTATGAAACCATTCTGCTCTAGAGATTTAACCATATTTGTTACTGTAGGCGGTTCGCATTTTAAATGTTCACACAGCTGCATTTGTGTTATTCCATCACCCGACCATAAGCGTGAGAGTAAATTATCCTGGCCTACATAAAGATTAAGTTCTCTAAGACTCTCACTATAATCCCGCCGCATTTGGGAAGAAACTTTATCCAAGGACATACGAATATCACAGTCTACACTAACCTTCATCGATAAGCCTCCTTAAATACATTTAGCGTGCTAAATATATCATGGCAGTTTTCACATGTCAACGTTACTATATTAATTGCTTATCTTCAAGTGAAGTCCGATTACCGATTAGCTTGCATTCCTAGTCATATAATAAATCTCAATCACCGACTTCATTCCTAAATCATCAAAAAGCCATTTCCGCAAGGAAATGGCTACAGTTTGAGCTGACCTGCTCGAAAATCAAAGAACACCTCTCCTTCGATCACAATAAAAACCTTATCGGTGTCTGTATGATCATGCCAGACAAAATCACCGGAATCTTGACCAATTTAAATTGGTAGTTATTCATTTCGCCAAAGACTTTTGGAGACCAATGTTCATTAGTCCCTTGTGCCTGAATTAATAGGACTAGCAGATGAGTCGTTTAGATTATTTTTCAATTGTGTCTTCACAATCTTTCTACAATATCCGATAATTTTTGATGTCTCTGAGAGATGTCAATAAATTCAAAGGAGAGAGATAATGATTAGCAAAATGTTTAACACTTTAAACTTAAATGCAGGGGTTAAGAGGAAAAAGGTACTGCAAGCAGCATCGTTACTCGTATGTGGAGTCATTGGATCAATGTTGTTCGTTGACCAAGTATCTGCTCATGGTTACATTCACTCTAGTCGTGCGGCTCTATGTAAGGAGCAGAAGAACACAAGCTGCGGACCCGTGCAATACGAACCGCAAAGTGTGGAAGGTCTAGGTGGCTTCCCGGCGAGTGGACCTGCTGATGGCCATATCGCAGGTGGTGGTGTGTTCCCACAGCTTGATGAGCAGTCAGCTACTCGCTGGAGTAAAGTAAAGATGCATGGCGGGAAGAACACCATAAATTGGACATTAACTGCCCAACACGCAACAAAAGAATGGAAGTATTACATAACCAAGAAGGACTGGGACCCAAATAAGCCTTTAGCTCGCTCTGATTTTGAGCTTATTCAGACGTTTAACGATGGTGGAGCCAAGCCTTCAAGCTCGGTTTCGCATCAAATTAACTTGCCGACAGATCGCAGCGGCTATCATGTGATTCTGGGTGTATGGGAAATTGCGGATACCGCAAATGCCTTTTATCAGGTAGTGGATGTGAATTTGATTAACGATACGAACGGAACTCCAGATTCACAGGACACAACGGCACCAGGGGCCCCTACTGCCGTGACATCTCCTGTACAAACGACGAACACGGTTGAACTGCGCTGGAACGCAGCTTCCGATAACGTAGGTGTTCATCATTATGAGTTGTATCGCAATGGTGTAAAGGTACAGACGGTAACAGGTACTTCCGTTGTTGATACAGGACTGGAAGCAAATACCTCTTATACGTATACGGTAAAGGCTGTGGATACGGCAGGCAATGTTTCCGAGGAAAGCACTGCAATCACAGTGACAACCAAGCCAATCCCAGCTAAAGATACAACGGCCCCAACTGCCCCATCCTCCTTGCACACGATGGGACTGACGACCTCTACGATTGATCTCATGTGGAACGCCTCTATGGATAATGTAGGGGTGAAGCACTATGAAATCTATCGTAATGGGGTTAAAGTTCAGACCGTATCAGGTACAACGGCAACAGACAGCGGGTTGCAGCCGAACACAGAGTACACATACGTTGTGAAGGCAGTTGATGCGGCAGGCAATGTATCGGAACCGAGCAATACTATTACATTGAAAACAAAAGAACAACAAGCCGGAGAATTATCAGAGTGGGATCCTGCACAAGTGTATGCAAGCGGTGACCTTGTTGTGTTCCAAGGCAATGAATATGAAGCGAAATGGTGGACGCAAGGCAATCAACCTGATAATTCGGATGCATGGAAGCTGCTCAGCAGCATAACGCCAGTATGGAATGCGAGCAAATCTTACTTTGATGGAGATCGTGTCCTATATGAAGGCGTTACATACCAAGCGAAATGGTGGACGCAAGGCAATGTGCCTAGTCAACTAGGTGTTTGGCAGATTGTACAATAACAGAATGAAAACCTCACTGCTAGCTTAACTCAAAAACGGCTTTCACTGTCCCAATAGGGCAGCAAAGCCGTTTTTTTATTTGGATCATTCCATGCAGAATCTTGGCTAATCATCAGAAATGATTAATCCCAAGGGATAATAGTAAGGGCTGGCCATTTTCCCTTCCATCTATCTGCTTTTTCCTCATAAATCTCTTTTGTGATTTGGGATTTATTCGCTCTTACAATTAAAGAGAATAGATCATTCAAACCGAACGGAGCATATATGCTCCATTCTCCATTCTCATCTTTTCTCATCCCGATCGCTGTAGCAGTTGTGGGCCAAGTGTTTATGGCTTCTTCAAGCGAAGAATATGGATCTATTGGATACCCAAAATGGTTCTCATACCATAAATGGACACGTGATTGATTTTTTATATCAAGTCTTATAGGAAGATCTCCGAACCTTTGGTTCACCTTATCGATGACCTCGCATTCCTTATCATATGAAAGATCAGAATCGAAATAAACAAAATCAATATCATGGATCCCATAATTTACAGGTAACCCACATACATAGTTCCAAATGCTTTGGCAATGCATCCTGCACCTATATAATAATCTGTTAGTTTTAGGTCAGGTGCTTCCATAAAAATATGATTTGTAATAGGATTCAACGTAACAATCTTCGTAAGACAATTGATTTGACTGAACAAGTCTTTATTGCGAGCCAATGAGTTCATATCTGTCATCATCCCCTATTAGAAGCGAAGTTTTCATCTAAGTCCTCTTTTTATTCATCAACACAAAAGGCAGCCGTTCCTGGTTCTTTAATTTTAATGAACCTGACGCTCAAATAACACATTCCGTTGATTCATTTTTGTTAGCCGGCGCAATAAAAGGATATTGATAATGAACAGCATCAAACCAGTGACAAGCAGGATCTGTGAACTTAGGAACACGATCCCCGTAATTTGGGAGATCGCAGCTCCGACGATGGGCAGTACGACGACTCCTCCTAATTGCTGTGCTTCTTGGAACCCTTTGGAACGCGCGGAGATAAAGATGCTGATCAGGATAACTAATCCGGTAAACATCGGCGTCACCCACAGCAGGATAATACCCCAGGATAGATTCGGGAAGATCAGACCGTCGAACATGGTGTATGACAGCCCGTTGATGATAATACCGCACAGAACAAAGCTGGCCAGTGTGACGATGAAGGTGGGGATGAAGGTCCCGACTAATTTGCCCATGAACAGGTCTTTCACCTCGATCGGAGCGAACAGTAGGCTTTCTAGCGTTCTGCGCTCCTTCTCTCCGACAAGACTGTTCAGTGCGATCATTAAAGAATTCAGCACTGGGATGAGCATGAAGAATGGTCCAAGCATGTAGTTGACGAAAATGTAGATGATTTGGTGGTTAATTGTAGGCAGCTGCGTAATTAACTCCTTCTTGTCTCCTGTAGGCAGCTGCGTAACGACCTTCTGTACCATGTTGACTAAATCAGAATCGACAATGTTCACCAATTTCATTGCGAAGATTAACCCTCCTGGTAACAGTACGCCGAACACAAGTGGAAGTATTATAATCCCGATCAATACTTGTACGTTGCTTGTGATGGCCTTTATATCCTTCTGAGCGATGGCTCTAATCTGACTCCAATTCATTATTTCTCACCCTTCACTTGAAAATACAGGGATTCCAAGTCACGATTCATGATCTCTGCAGTGTGCACCCATGTCTCTTCCAATATTTGACGGAGTACCGTCGATATTAAATCGGTTGAAGGAAGCTCTAGCAGGATCTCGCTGGGCCCCACTCGTTGAACGGGATAACCATGGTACCTATCTTCCTCTATAGATAAACCAGTTGTTAACCGAAGCTGCACCGTCTTAAAATGCTTCTTATCCAGCTCTTCTTTCGTCCCGGTGTCCAGTATGGTGCCGTTGCTCAAGAAAATATAGGAATGACACAGTGATTCCAACTGCTGCAGCACATGCGAACAGAGGATGATCGTCGTGCCATGAGCTTCATTCATCGCTTTCAGGTCTCTCACGACTTGCTTGATGCCTTCCGGATCGAGACCGTTTGTCGGCTCGTCCAGAAACAAAATCTCCGGTTGATGGAGAAGTGCCTTCGCCAAGGCCAAACGCTTTTTCATGCCTGTACTGTAGCTTCCGACTTTCTTATCTTGAGCATTTTCTAGGCCATATTGCTGTAACAATTCTCGGATTCTTTGTTCATCATAGCAGTTGTATATTTTGGCGAAAAATCGTAAATTTTCTATACCGCTCATCTCATGATAGAGTCCTGCTCCCTCTGTAACCACGCCACTGAGACGCCGGATGGCATTTCCATCGGTGACCGGATCGTAACCATTCAACCACATTGTGCCACAGTCCGGAAGGATAACGC
This sequence is a window from Paenibacillus urinalis. Protein-coding genes within it:
- a CDS encoding DNA alkylation repair protein, translating into MNNNNEIKRSSNAENILSQIDRKTKLGDLRKIAKDIKKNHELAMELWSTEELLPRLLAILIMDKKLLSQEVLNKLDKDMQTHIFDERNNLMDWLMANQLSKDKKTIALMESWENSPSALQRRAYWYYQARLRWTGQTPPDNTADLLSTLEANITREEPEVQWAMNFTAGWIGVYDENNRERCIEIGEKTGLYKDEVVAKGCTPSYLPEFITIEVNKRQNTIG
- a CDS encoding glycoside hydrolase family 88/105 protein is translated as MKLNIPNSTADLRQIADRVVDYTFGMDLTWDWPGGVAFYGVSRAFEVTGEQVYLERMADWVDEYLEAGLPRWTVNTCAMGHMLITLYEQTNDQKYLDLILSKVDYLENKALRFGDGVLQHTVSSKNDFPEQCWADTLFMAAYFMLRVGVKLKEKRLVDDALHQYFWHINYLQDEDNSLWYHGYNHINQDHMSGIHWARANAWAAYTMSRAARGVPEGYLYPPMMHIWSSLRDQLAAIKKLQKEDGLWGTVLDYPEAYGEVSATSGIAAAMVMQDNPLHAKYVRKALDGVLANISANGRVMNVSGGTAVMNDIEGYLRIDRKWAQGWGQGLGLAFLAAVIEMVESQEEGLTTQEGLNLSPNEVEKEKEIEAK
- a CDS encoding MmcQ/YjbR family DNA-binding protein, with the protein product MIKEEIISHCLTYNDVYKNQPFDDKWTVIRHKRNKKIFAMIFKLDRNLCLNLKCEPNKADLLRTIYDDVKPGYHMNKTHWNTIILDRNMKEDDIFEMVHHSFELTKPKSNKQT
- a CDS encoding MaoC family dehydratase — its product is MRFGEFYIGQEFKTKSLRLSKDDIIRFASEFDPQYMHLNEDKANQGRFNGIIASGIQTLAVSFKLWVETGNYGDEVIAGTAMNNIKFIKPVYPGDELYTLVKVTELREKRNETGLVTVLLTTFNEKEEVVFEGELTVLIRK
- a CDS encoding NAD(P)H-dependent flavin oxidoreductase, which encodes MNNRICEILNIEKPIIQGPMSWVTNAEFVAAVSNAGGLGFLGPNAGQADITRSPEISTERMRIEIQKIKSLTDKPFGVPLIINRDLAYTWPLLETVINEKVPVVLVNDVLDERIFKPLKENNIKIIYRPLTPTIENAKAAEEFGIDVYVATGFDEGGTVPERVIGTFSIVPMIVDAINTPVLAAGGIGDVRGVRAAFALGAEGVFAGSVFIPTIENPAAENVKQMIVDATAEDLLMFRTLPAYYRSLPTKLANKLVEMDKQGATREETAKLMRGSIGMRIGMLEGNTDDGYISIGTGITPIREIRTVKEVIDSLMQDFN
- a CDS encoding MarR family winged helix-turn-helix transcriptional regulator translates to MKVSVDCDIRMSLDKVSSQMRRDYSESLRELNLYVGQDNLLSRLWSGDGITQMQLCEHLKCEPPTVTNMVKSLEQNGFIHRKRDKEDARVMRIYLTDKGKELEEPVGIKWKQQQEKLLHLMSAEERLILRDLLKRMEKNLY
- a CDS encoding lytic polysaccharide monooxygenase, which codes for MISKMFNTLNLNAGVKRKKVLQAASLLVCGVIGSMLFVDQVSAHGYIHSSRAALCKEQKNTSCGPVQYEPQSVEGLGGFPASGPADGHIAGGGVFPQLDEQSATRWSKVKMHGGKNTINWTLTAQHATKEWKYYITKKDWDPNKPLARSDFELIQTFNDGGAKPSSSVSHQINLPTDRSGYHVILGVWEIADTANAFYQVVDVNLINDTNGTPDSQDTTAPGAPTAVTSPVQTTNTVELRWNAASDNVGVHHYELYRNGVKVQTVTGTSVVDTGLEANTSYTYTVKAVDTAGNVSEESTAITVTTKPIPAKDTTAPTAPSSLHTMGLTTSTIDLMWNASMDNVGVKHYEIYRNGVKVQTVSGTTATDSGLQPNTEYTYVVKAVDAAGNVSEPSNTITLKTKEQQAGELSEWDPAQVYASGDLVVFQGNEYEAKWWTQGNQPDNSDAWKLLSSITPVWNASKSYFDGDRVLYEGVTYQAKWWTQGNVPSQLGVWQIVQ
- a CDS encoding nucleotidyltransferase family protein translates to MHCQSIWNYVCGLPVNYGIHDIDFVYFDSDLSYDKECEVIDKVNQRFGDLPIRLDIKNQSRVHLWYENHFGYPIDPYSSLEEAINTWPTTATAIGMRKDENGEWSIYAPFGLNDLFSLIVRANKSQITKEIYEEKADRWKGKWPALTIIPWD
- a CDS encoding ABC transporter permease subunit, with amino-acid sequence MNWSQIRAIAQKDIKAITSNVQVLIGIIILPLVFGVLLPGGLIFAMKLVNIVDSDLVNMVQKVVTQLPTGDKKELITQLPTINHQIIYIFVNYMLGPFFMLIPVLNSLMIALNSLVGEKERRTLESLLFAPIEVKDLFMGKLVGTFIPTFIVTLASFVLCGIIINGLSYTMFDGLIFPNLSWGIILLWVTPMFTGLVILISIFISARSKGFQEAQQLGGVVVLPIVGAAISQITGIVFLSSQILLVTGLMLFIINILLLRRLTKMNQRNVLFERQVH
- a CDS encoding ABC transporter ATP-binding protein — translated: MNSSYIEVRDINKSYNTQNVLNGVSFSIEKGSIVGLLGPNGSGKTTLVRLMNGVILPDCGTMWLNGYDPVTDGNAIRRLSGVVTEGAGLYHEMSGIENLRFFAKIYNCYDEQRIRELLQQYGLENAQDKKVGSYSTGMKKRLALAKALLHQPEILFLDEPTNGLDPEGIKQVVRDLKAMNEAHGTTIILCSHVLQQLESLCHSYIFLSNGTILDTGTKEELDKKHFKTVQLRLTTGLSIEEDRYHGYPVQRVGPSEILLELPSTDLISTVLRQILEETWVHTAEIMNRDLESLYFQVKGEK